The Tamandua tetradactyla isolate mTamTet1 chromosome 5, mTamTet1.pri, whole genome shotgun sequence genome window below encodes:
- the FGD2 gene encoding FYVE, RhoGEF and PH domain-containing protein 2 isoform X2, translated as MAGAQEKKLASVSNLMAVFENSRTPGAVPRDRRLDDYPHCAGSRLPQPPEPWERPTPEETLDSGPRTVSRRYLNSLKSKLSSGGWRKSCQPRTGPGMETQEPEEKRIVQELLETEQAYVARLHLLDQVFFQELLKAARGSKAFPEDVVRLIFSNISSIYQFHSQFFLPELQRRLDTWTATPRIGDVIQKLAPFLKMYSEYVKNFERAAELLATWTDKSPPFQEVITRIQSSEASGSLTLQHHMLEPVQRIPRYELLLKEYVQKLPAEAPDRADAQKALDMIFSAAQHSNAAITEMERLQDLWEVYQRLGLDDDIVDPSNTLLREGPVLKISFRRSDPLERYLFLFNNMLLYCVPRVIQVGAHFQVRTRIDVAGMKVRELTDAEFPHSFLVSGKQRTLELQARSREEMISWIQACQAAIDQIEKRNETFKAAVQGPEGDSQEQQLQSEELGLRAPQWVRDKMVTMCMRCQEPFTALTRRRHHCRACGYVVCARCSDYRAELKYDYNRPNRVCFDCYTFLTGSVLPGDRRRGILEKGSSAGTEHSLMCSFLQLLGDKWGKSGPRGWCVIPRDDPLVLYVYAAPQDTRAHTSIPLLGYQVTAGPPADPRVFHLQQSGQLYTFKAETEELRGRWVRAVEQAASGWSPGGPPGDLSD; from the exons ATGGCAGGGGCACAGGAAAAGAAGCTGGCATCTGTGTCCAACCTCATGGCTGTGTTTGAGAACAGCAG GACCCCGGGAGCAGTGCCCAGAGACCGCAGACTGGACGACTACCCTCACTGCGCAGGGAGCAGGCTCCCCCAGCCCCCGGAGCCATGGGAGAGGCCCACCCCGGAGGAGACCCTGGATTCTGGGCCCAGAACAGTCAGCAGGAGGTACCTGAACTCCCTGAAGAGCAAGCTGTCCAGCGGCGGCTGGAGGAAGTCCTGCCAGCCCAGGACCGGCCCCGGGATGGAGACACAG GAGCCTGAGGAGAAGAGGATTGTCCAGGAGCTCCTGGAGACGGAGCAGGCCTACGTGGCACGCCTCCACCTGCTGGACCAG GTGTTCTTCCAGGAGCTGCTGAAGGCGGCCCGCGGCAGCAAGGCCTTCCCCGAGGACGTGGTCAGGCTCATCTTCTCCAACATCTCCTCCATCTACCAGTTCCACTCGCAGTTCTTCCTGCCAGAGCTGCAGCGGCGGCTGGACACCTG GACAGCCACCCCCCGCATTGGCGACGTGATCCAGAAACTGGCTCCCTTCTTGAAGATGTACAGTGAATATGTCAAGAACTTTGAGCGTGCTGCCGAACTGCTGGCCACCTGGACCGACAAGTCCCCACCCTTCCAGGAGGTTATCACCCGCATCCAG AGCAGCGAGGCCTCTGGCAGCCTGACCCTGCAGCATCACATGTTGGAACCGGTGCAGAGAATTCCACGCTACGAGCTGCTGCTCAAGGAGTATGTCCAGAAGCTGCCAGCCGAGGCCCCAGATCGGGCTGATGCCCAGA AAGCCCTGGACATGATCTTCTCAGCTGCTCAGCACTCTAACGCAGCCATCACCGAGATG gagCGGCTGCAGGACCTGTGGGAGGTGTACCAGCGCCTGGGGCTGGACGACGACATAGTAGACCCTTCCAACACGCTGCTCCGCGAGGGCCCCGTCCTCAAGATCTCCTTCCGCCGCAGTGACCCCCTGGAGCGCTACCTCTTCCTG TTCAACAACATGCTGCTGTACTGCGTGCCCAGGGTCATCCAGGTGGGCGCCCACTTCCAGGTTAGGACCCGCATCGACGTGGCCGGGATGAAG GTGCGGGAGCTGACAGATGCGGAGTTCCCCCACTCCTTCCTGGTGTCGGGGAAGCAGCGCACCCTGGAGCTGCAAGCCCG GTCCCGGGAGGAAATGATTTCCTGGATACAG gcCTGCCAAGCAGCGATTGACCAAATTGAGAAGAGGAATGAAACCTTCAAGGCTGCAGTCCAAGGGCCTGAGGGAGACTCCCAGGAGCAGCAG CTGCAGTCGGAGGAGCTGGGCCTCCGGGCGCCGCAGTGGGTGCGGGACAAGATGGTGACCATGTGCATGCGCTGCCAGGAGCCCTTCACCGCACTGACGCGCAGGCGCCACCACTGCCGGGCCTGCGGCTAT GTGGTGTGTGCCAGGTGCTCGGACTACCGGGCCGAGCTGAAATACGACTACAACAGGCCCAACCGAGTCTGCTTCGACTGCTACACGTTCCTCACCGGAAGCGTGCTCCCCGGGGACAGGCGGCGCGGCATCCTGGAG AAAGGGTCCTCGGCAGGGACCGAACACAGCCTGATGTGCAGCTTCCTGCAGCTCCTCGGGGATAAGTGGGGCAAGAGCGGCCCCCGGGGCTGGTGCGTGATCCCCCGGGACGACCCCCTCGTGCTCTACGTCTACGCCGCCCCTCAG GACACGCGGGCTCACACCTCCATCCCGCTGCTGGGCTACCAGGTGACAGCCGGGCCCCCAGCGGACCCCCGGGTCTTCCACCTGCAACAGTCTGGCCAGCTCTACACCTTCAAGGCCGAGACGGAGGAGCTGCGGGGCCGCTGGGTGCGGGCTGTGGAGCAGGCGGCCAGCGGCTGGAGCCCCGGGGGGCCTCCTGGGGACCTGTCCGACTGA
- the FGD2 gene encoding FYVE, RhoGEF and PH domain-containing protein 2 isoform X1, which produces MAGAQEKKLASVSNLMAVFENSRTPGAVPRDRRLDDYPHCAGSRLPQPPEPWERPTPEETLDSGPRTVSRRYLNSLKSKLSSGGWRKSCQPRTGPGMETQEPEEKRIVQELLETEQAYVARLHLLDQVFFQELLKAARGSKAFPEDVVRLIFSNISSIYQFHSQFFLPELQRRLDTWTATPRIGDVIQKLAPFLKMYSEYVKNFERAAELLATWTDKSPPFQEVITRIQSSEASGSLTLQHHMLEPVQRIPRYELLLKEYVQKLPAEAPDRADAQKALDMIFSAAQHSNAAITEMERLQDLWEVYQRLGLDDDIVDPSNTLLREGPVLKISFRRSDPLERYLFLFNNMLLYCVPRVIQVGAHFQVRTRIDVAGMKVRELTDAEFPHSFLVSGKQRTLELQARSREEMISWIQACQAAIDQIEKRNETFKAAVQGPEGDSQEQQLQSEELGLRAPQWVRDKMVTMCMRCQEPFTALTRRRHHCRACGYVVCARCSDYRAELKYDYNRPNRVCFDCYTFLTGSVLPGDRRRGILEKGSSAGTEHSLMCSFLQLLGDKWGKSGPRGWCVIPRDDPLVLYVYAAPQPTPFMRVCGVTVCGGGAHVGGSGPWLSPPSQDTRAHTSIPLLGYQVTAGPPADPRVFHLQQSGQLYTFKAETEELRGRWVRAVEQAASGWSPGGPPGDLSD; this is translated from the exons ATGGCAGGGGCACAGGAAAAGAAGCTGGCATCTGTGTCCAACCTCATGGCTGTGTTTGAGAACAGCAG GACCCCGGGAGCAGTGCCCAGAGACCGCAGACTGGACGACTACCCTCACTGCGCAGGGAGCAGGCTCCCCCAGCCCCCGGAGCCATGGGAGAGGCCCACCCCGGAGGAGACCCTGGATTCTGGGCCCAGAACAGTCAGCAGGAGGTACCTGAACTCCCTGAAGAGCAAGCTGTCCAGCGGCGGCTGGAGGAAGTCCTGCCAGCCCAGGACCGGCCCCGGGATGGAGACACAG GAGCCTGAGGAGAAGAGGATTGTCCAGGAGCTCCTGGAGACGGAGCAGGCCTACGTGGCACGCCTCCACCTGCTGGACCAG GTGTTCTTCCAGGAGCTGCTGAAGGCGGCCCGCGGCAGCAAGGCCTTCCCCGAGGACGTGGTCAGGCTCATCTTCTCCAACATCTCCTCCATCTACCAGTTCCACTCGCAGTTCTTCCTGCCAGAGCTGCAGCGGCGGCTGGACACCTG GACAGCCACCCCCCGCATTGGCGACGTGATCCAGAAACTGGCTCCCTTCTTGAAGATGTACAGTGAATATGTCAAGAACTTTGAGCGTGCTGCCGAACTGCTGGCCACCTGGACCGACAAGTCCCCACCCTTCCAGGAGGTTATCACCCGCATCCAG AGCAGCGAGGCCTCTGGCAGCCTGACCCTGCAGCATCACATGTTGGAACCGGTGCAGAGAATTCCACGCTACGAGCTGCTGCTCAAGGAGTATGTCCAGAAGCTGCCAGCCGAGGCCCCAGATCGGGCTGATGCCCAGA AAGCCCTGGACATGATCTTCTCAGCTGCTCAGCACTCTAACGCAGCCATCACCGAGATG gagCGGCTGCAGGACCTGTGGGAGGTGTACCAGCGCCTGGGGCTGGACGACGACATAGTAGACCCTTCCAACACGCTGCTCCGCGAGGGCCCCGTCCTCAAGATCTCCTTCCGCCGCAGTGACCCCCTGGAGCGCTACCTCTTCCTG TTCAACAACATGCTGCTGTACTGCGTGCCCAGGGTCATCCAGGTGGGCGCCCACTTCCAGGTTAGGACCCGCATCGACGTGGCCGGGATGAAG GTGCGGGAGCTGACAGATGCGGAGTTCCCCCACTCCTTCCTGGTGTCGGGGAAGCAGCGCACCCTGGAGCTGCAAGCCCG GTCCCGGGAGGAAATGATTTCCTGGATACAG gcCTGCCAAGCAGCGATTGACCAAATTGAGAAGAGGAATGAAACCTTCAAGGCTGCAGTCCAAGGGCCTGAGGGAGACTCCCAGGAGCAGCAG CTGCAGTCGGAGGAGCTGGGCCTCCGGGCGCCGCAGTGGGTGCGGGACAAGATGGTGACCATGTGCATGCGCTGCCAGGAGCCCTTCACCGCACTGACGCGCAGGCGCCACCACTGCCGGGCCTGCGGCTAT GTGGTGTGTGCCAGGTGCTCGGACTACCGGGCCGAGCTGAAATACGACTACAACAGGCCCAACCGAGTCTGCTTCGACTGCTACACGTTCCTCACCGGAAGCGTGCTCCCCGGGGACAGGCGGCGCGGCATCCTGGAG AAAGGGTCCTCGGCAGGGACCGAACACAGCCTGATGTGCAGCTTCCTGCAGCTCCTCGGGGATAAGTGGGGCAAGAGCGGCCCCCGGGGCTGGTGCGTGATCCCCCGGGACGACCCCCTCGTGCTCTACGTCTACGCCGCCCCTCAG CCCACCCCCTTCATGAGAGTTTGTGGAGTGACTGTCTGCGGTGGTGGGGCTCATGTGGGAGGCAGCGGCCCATGGCTCTCTCCCCCCTCCCAGGACACGCGGGCTCACACCTCCATCCCGCTGCTGGGCTACCAGGTGACAGCCGGGCCCCCAGCGGACCCCCGGGTCTTCCACCTGCAACAGTCTGGCCAGCTCTACACCTTCAAGGCCGAGACGGAGGAGCTGCGGGGCCGCTGGGTGCGGGCTGTGGAGCAGGCGGCCAGCGGCTGGAGCCCCGGGGGGCCTCCTGGGGACCTGTCCGACTGA